In a genomic window of Variovorax paradoxus:
- a CDS encoding ABC transporter ATP-binding protein, which yields MGLPPQQAGTPKVRFEEVSKRFGDGPDAVQALEPITLDIAEGAFTCLLGPSGCGKSTLLNILAGFEQPTAGRVLMDGQPVRGPDPRRGVVFQQGALFTWMRVIDNVAFGPLATGKSAAEATRIASQYLEMVGLTSFAKRYPYELSGGMQQRVGIARALANSPEILLMDEPFAALDAQTRELLQEEIKRIWHETRKTVLWITHSIDEALFLATEIVVMSARPGRIKAKFHPGFAQSDDPAVVASAEFARMKAEIFGLLREEALAAQHQEAQR from the coding sequence ATGGGACTGCCACCGCAGCAGGCGGGCACGCCCAAGGTCCGTTTCGAGGAAGTCTCCAAGCGCTTCGGCGACGGCCCCGACGCGGTGCAGGCGCTGGAGCCGATCACGCTCGACATCGCCGAGGGCGCCTTCACCTGCCTGCTCGGCCCCTCGGGCTGCGGCAAGAGCACGCTGCTGAACATCCTCGCGGGCTTCGAGCAGCCCACGGCCGGCCGCGTGCTGATGGACGGCCAGCCGGTGCGCGGCCCCGATCCGCGCCGCGGCGTGGTGTTCCAGCAGGGCGCGCTGTTCACCTGGATGCGCGTGATCGACAACGTGGCCTTCGGGCCGCTGGCCACGGGCAAGTCGGCCGCCGAGGCCACGCGCATCGCCTCGCAGTACCTCGAGATGGTCGGCCTCACGAGCTTTGCGAAGCGCTATCCCTACGAGCTCTCGGGCGGCATGCAGCAGCGCGTGGGCATCGCGCGCGCGCTCGCCAATTCGCCCGAGATCCTGCTGATGGACGAGCCCTTCGCCGCGCTCGACGCGCAGACGCGCGAGCTGCTGCAGGAGGAGATCAAGCGCATCTGGCACGAGACGCGCAAGACCGTGCTGTGGATCACCCACAGCATCGACGAGGCGCTGTTCCTCGCGACCGAGATCGTCGTGATGTCGGCGCGGCCCGGGCGCATCAAGGCGAAGTTCCATCCGGGCTTCGCGCAGAGCGACGATCCGGCCGTGGTCGCGAGCGCCGAGTTCGCGCGCATGAAGGCCGAGATCTTCGGCCTGCTGCGCGAGGAGGCGCTGGCCGCGCAGCATCAGGAGGCCCAGCGATGA
- a CDS encoding ABC transporter permease codes for MSAVSNRPNGARGRARWINLGSFAALFALWLLITVPIVGDQPLVAPLFLPSPMSVWNTFLQLMQNGYQGKTLAHHLGISLFRFGVAFGLTVLVAVPLGLWMGMNETVKALLDPPIEITRPMPKLALLPLLIIWFGIGEVSKIVIIVLALFPILSISAMQAVRAVGRRKVQAAMALGASRTMIFRRVIFPASLPGIFTGIRVSIGLGVTMLVGAEMIATNAGIAYMAMSASDFLLTNVVIVGALIMAVLGYLLDLLARALENKVVHWGGKEG; via the coding sequence ATGAGCGCCGTATCCAATCGGCCGAACGGCGCGCGCGGCCGTGCGCGCTGGATCAACCTCGGCTCCTTCGCCGCGCTGTTCGCGCTGTGGCTGCTGATCACCGTGCCGATCGTGGGCGACCAGCCGCTGGTCGCGCCGCTGTTCCTGCCTTCGCCGATGTCGGTATGGAACACCTTTTTGCAGCTCATGCAGAACGGCTACCAGGGCAAGACGCTCGCGCACCACCTGGGCATCAGCCTGTTCCGCTTCGGCGTGGCCTTCGGGCTCACGGTGCTGGTGGCGGTGCCGCTGGGGCTGTGGATGGGCATGAACGAGACCGTGAAGGCGCTGCTCGATCCGCCGATCGAGATCACGCGGCCGATGCCCAAGCTCGCGCTGCTGCCGCTGCTCATCATCTGGTTCGGCATCGGCGAGGTCTCGAAGATCGTGATCATCGTGCTCGCGCTGTTCCCGATCCTCTCGATCAGCGCCATGCAGGCGGTGCGCGCGGTGGGCCGGCGCAAGGTGCAGGCCGCAATGGCGCTGGGCGCCTCGCGCACCATGATCTTCCGGCGCGTGATCTTCCCGGCCAGCCTGCCGGGCATCTTCACCGGCATCCGCGTGAGCATCGGCCTGGGCGTGACCATGCTGGTGGGCGCCGAGATGATCGCCACCAACGCGGGCATCGCCTACATGGCGATGTCGGCCTCCGACTTCCTGCTCACCAACGTCGTGATCGTCGGCGCGCTGATCATGGCGGTCCTCGGCTACCTGCTCGACCTGCTGGCGCGGGCGCTCGAAAACAAGGTCGTCCACTGGGGCGGCAAGGAAGGATGA
- a CDS encoding aspartate aminotransferase family protein yields MTLPEQGASWPELQRRLEEAGRGDADWRNGRVPMFIHYAGEDVLEVAKKAYLMYFSENGLGPRAFASLATFEREVVEMGLALLHGGAESRGAMTTGGTESIFLAVKCARDRALARRPGMAKPEILMPQSAHPAFDKAAHFLGLVPVRTPLAADFRADPAAMRAAFTPDTAMVVGSAPAFPHGVVDPIPEIAALAREQGCWMHVDACVGGYFAPFARELGADIPDFDFAVEGVTSISADLHKYGYTAKGASTLFFADPEAFALMGYYFDDWPRGQYFTHTLVGTRAGGAIAAAWAVMNYLGHAGYLRVTERVLATRRAMQQGLDALGLPTLGRPELSIFAFGSPERDMGAIGRGLGTRGWTVGYVKNPDGIHHMLNLTHEPVVGQYLGDVAAVLEDPATLADGGAGGVVAQY; encoded by the coding sequence CTGACACTTCCCGAGCAAGGCGCGTCCTGGCCCGAGCTGCAGCGGCGACTCGAGGAGGCCGGCCGCGGCGACGCCGACTGGCGCAACGGCCGCGTGCCGATGTTCATCCACTACGCGGGCGAGGATGTGCTCGAGGTGGCCAAGAAGGCCTACCTGATGTACTTCTCCGAGAACGGCCTGGGCCCGCGCGCCTTCGCGAGCCTCGCGACCTTCGAGCGCGAGGTGGTGGAGATGGGCCTCGCGCTGCTGCATGGCGGTGCCGAGTCGCGCGGCGCCATGACCACCGGCGGCACCGAGAGCATCTTCCTCGCGGTCAAGTGCGCGCGCGACCGCGCGCTGGCGCGCCGCCCCGGCATGGCCAAGCCCGAGATCCTGATGCCGCAGAGCGCGCACCCGGCCTTCGACAAGGCCGCGCACTTCCTCGGCCTGGTGCCGGTGCGCACGCCGCTGGCGGCCGACTTCCGCGCCGACCCGGCGGCCATGCGCGCCGCCTTCACGCCCGACACCGCGATGGTGGTGGGCTCGGCGCCGGCCTTTCCGCATGGCGTGGTCGACCCCATTCCCGAGATCGCGGCGCTGGCGCGCGAGCAGGGCTGCTGGATGCATGTCGATGCCTGCGTGGGCGGCTACTTCGCACCGTTCGCGCGCGAGCTCGGCGCCGACATTCCCGACTTCGATTTCGCGGTCGAGGGCGTGACCTCGATCTCGGCCGACCTGCACAAGTACGGCTACACCGCCAAGGGCGCCTCGACCCTGTTCTTCGCCGATCCCGAGGCCTTCGCGCTGATGGGCTACTACTTCGACGACTGGCCGCGCGGCCAGTATTTCACCCACACGCTGGTGGGCACGCGCGCGGGCGGCGCCATCGCCGCGGCCTGGGCGGTGATGAACTACCTGGGCCATGCGGGCTATCTGCGCGTGACCGAACGCGTGCTCGCGACGCGGCGCGCGATGCAGCAGGGCCTCGATGCGCTGGGCCTGCCCACGCTGGGCCGGCCCGAGCTGTCGATCTTCGCCTTCGGCTCGCCCGAACGCGACATGGGCGCCATCGGCCGCGGCCTCGGCACGCGCGGCTGGACCGTGGGCTACGTGAAGAACCCCGACGGCATCCACCACATGCTGAACCTCACGCACGAGCCGGTGGTGGGGCAGTACCTGGGCGACGTGGCGGCGGTGCTGGAGGATCCGGCGACCTTGGCGGATGGCGGTGCTGGCGGGGTGGTGGCGCAGTATTGA
- a CDS encoding 8-oxoguanine deaminase, translating into MTSSTASSPRPLRVLRHADVLVTMDAARREIADGALVIDGPAIAWVGATAELPPVYLEALRSGGAEAIDLHGHVLMPGLVNTHHHMYQSLTRAVPEAQDAELFGWLTNLYLLWARLTPEMIRVSTQTAMAELMLSGCTTTSDHLYLFPNGARLDDSIEAATAMGMRFHAARGSMSVGRSAGGLPPDEVVESEAAILRDSERLIDRWHDASRHSMRRIVLAPCSPFSVSRELMRDSALLARERGVSLHTHLAENDNDVAYSREKFGMTPAEYAEDLGWVGRDVWHAHCVKLDPAGIALFGRTGTGVAHCPCSNMRLASGIAPIGAMRRAGVPVGLGVDGSASNDGAHLLGEARQAMLLQRVGHGPAAMTAREALEIATLGGARVLGRDDIGALAPGMSADVVGFDLRGVSHAGAWHDPVAALVFCTPASAALSIIDGQVRIREGRFVDLELPPLLARHRELARTLYERARHPHTA; encoded by the coding sequence ATGACCTCCTCCACCGCTTCCTCGCCCCGGCCGCTGCGCGTGCTGCGCCACGCCGACGTGCTCGTCACCATGGACGCCGCGCGGCGCGAGATCGCCGATGGCGCGCTGGTGATCGACGGGCCGGCCATCGCCTGGGTCGGTGCCACGGCCGAGCTGCCGCCGGTCTACCTCGAGGCGCTGCGCAGCGGTGGCGCCGAGGCCATCGACCTGCACGGCCACGTGCTGATGCCGGGGCTGGTGAACACCCACCATCACATGTACCAGAGCCTCACGCGCGCGGTGCCCGAGGCGCAGGACGCCGAGCTGTTCGGCTGGCTCACCAACCTCTACCTGCTGTGGGCGCGGCTCACGCCCGAGATGATCCGCGTGTCGACCCAGACCGCGATGGCCGAGCTGATGCTCTCGGGCTGCACCACCACCAGCGACCATCTCTACCTGTTCCCCAACGGCGCGCGGCTCGACGATTCGATCGAGGCGGCCACCGCGATGGGCATGCGCTTCCATGCCGCGCGCGGCAGCATGAGCGTGGGCCGCAGCGCCGGCGGCCTGCCGCCCGACGAGGTGGTGGAGAGCGAGGCCGCGATCCTGCGCGACAGCGAGCGGCTGATCGACCGCTGGCACGACGCCTCGCGCCACTCGATGCGGCGCATCGTGCTCGCGCCCTGCTCGCCGTTCTCGGTCTCGCGCGAGCTCATGCGCGACTCGGCGCTGCTCGCGCGCGAGCGCGGCGTGTCGCTGCACACGCACCTGGCCGAGAACGACAACGACGTCGCCTACTCGCGCGAGAAGTTCGGCATGACGCCGGCCGAGTACGCCGAGGACCTGGGCTGGGTCGGCCGCGACGTCTGGCATGCGCACTGCGTGAAGCTCGACCCCGCGGGCATCGCCCTCTTCGGCCGCACCGGCACCGGCGTGGCCCACTGCCCGTGCTCGAACATGCGGCTGGCCTCGGGCATCGCGCCCATCGGCGCCATGCGCCGCGCCGGCGTGCCGGTGGGCCTGGGCGTGGACGGCAGCGCCTCGAACGATGGCGCCCACCTGCTCGGCGAGGCGCGCCAGGCCATGCTGCTGCAGCGCGTGGGCCATGGCCCGGCCGCGATGACGGCGCGCGAGGCGCTCGAGATCGCGACCCTGGGCGGCGCGCGCGTGCTGGGCCGCGACGACATCGGCGCGCTCGCGCCGGGCATGTCGGCCGACGTGGTGGGCTTCGACCTGCGCGGCGTGTCGCACGCGGGCGCATGGCACGACCCGGTGGCGGCGCTGGTGTTCTGCACGCCGGCCTCGGCCGCGCTCAGCATCATCGATGGCCAGGTGCGCATCCGCGAGGGCCGCTTCGTCGATCTCGAACTGCCGCCGCTGCTCGCGCGGCACCGCGAACTCGCGCGCACGCTGTACGAGCGCGCGCGCCATCCGCACACAGCCTGA